Genomic DNA from Carnobacteriaceae bacterium zg-C25:
GTTTATTCGGTAACGTCACACTATTGAAAATGGGAGCATCTCCATTGGCAATAACCGTTGCATTAGGCGCTAAGCGAATACCGTCTAAAATTTTTTGATAAATAGTGTAAATTTCACCAAATCGATCCATTTGATCACGGAAAATATTGGTTGTGACGATAGCTTTAGGGTTTAATGCTTCAACCATGTATTGCAAATACGCTTCGTCAATTTCAAGAACAGCTAACGGTTTTTCGTTTTTTGTTGTGCGATGACCTAAAAAAGCAGATGTAATCCCTTGTGTCATATTTGAACCGGTTGAATTTGTTAACACATTTGGATTAATTTGTTTTAACGCTTGTACGGTTAAAGCAGTTGTCAACGTTTTACCGTTTGTCCCCGTAATAATGACCGTTTTATAATTTTTAGCTAACGTACGTAAAGCGTTTTCGTCAATTTGTAAAGCAATTTTACCGGGCAAACTTCCACCATTACGTTTGAGTAATTTTAAAGCGGCTAAACAACTTTTTCCTGCCCAAATAGCTAAATGACTTTTAATAGACATTATGTTCTCCTTACTTTGTAAGATTCTTTGCTATTATAACACAAAAAGCGAATCATCGCTTTCGTTTTAAAGAAATTTAAAATTCTCTCAACAAGATATCATTTGTCGTTAATCTAGGTTTAGGGTAAAATGTGAACAGAGTCGTGTGGAGGTTTTTATGACAAAATTACTTCAGAAACATCAACAAGATGACATTGATAAAAATGTTGCAGTGCAAATGATTTCGGGTGTGTAATATGAAAAAAAGAGATATTTTAGCCAGTATTATTCTTATTTTAACGATTATGACGGGTGCCATTTTTATGACCATGGTGTTTAAACCGTTATTTACATGGCAACTACAAGCAATTGACACACAATACTTACTTGGATTAACACACGATCAAGTCGTGCATAATTATGATGAACTATTAAATTATTTGTTAAATCCATTCGTATCCGTATTGAAAATGAGCGACATTCCAACGTCCCCAAGTGGCGCGTTTCATTTTTACGAAGTGAAAAATTTATTTTTATTGAATAACGTTGTTTTTTTAGGTGGTGTTGTCGCATCGATAGGCGCATTGCGTTATATCGCCAAACAACAGCGCTGGCAAGTGTTCGCCCAAATTGGAAAAATCATTACCTTTTTACCAGTAGCGGTAGTGATCCTTATTGCGACAAGTTTTAATTATTGGTTTGTTGTTTTTCATCAAGTGGCATTTGGCAACAACGATTGGTTGTTTGATCCGTCAACAGACCCGATTATTCACGTATTACCAGAATCGTTTTTCTTGAGTTGTGCCGTATTGATTTTTGCGATTATGGAATTGTGTTTTATCGTGTGGTGGCAATATGCCCGTTATGAAGAAAAACAGTTGTACCGTTAAAAATGTAGATTGATGAAAATAAACGGCTACATCATTTTTAAGGTTGATGGCAAACTTTATTTAACCTAGCAAAAAATAACCGGATTGCTGAAATAAGCAGTCCGGTTATTTGTCTGTTGTTTGATAAAGGTATAGGCAAAATCTATACCCAGTATAAAAAAGCAATATTGTGAAAAAATTAACATAAGGTGTATAGTATAAGTGTAAATTCAAATGTTACTAGAGCGCTCGTAACGTTTGAATGAGTAGTGAAATATTTTGTGAATAAGGATAATTTTGTCTATACGCCACACCAATGGGAATGTGGATAGAATCATTTTCTATCGGAATCCATTTTAAATCATTGTTGTTGTAATAGTCTTGATATTCTTTTGCCATTAAGCAAACACTATTTAACTGATTGACACTCGATAATAAAACTTCCCAGTTGTCATCGGTATAAATAATTTTTGGTGTAAACTGACATTCTTTGGCACGTTTTTTTAAATAGCGACCTAAAATAAAGCGTTGTGAAAAAGATGAAAACTGTTCATTTTTTAAATCATTAAAGGATAAGCTATTATTTTTAGCAATAGGGTGATTCGCTGGAGCAACGATACAAGGTGTATAACCACGCTCACTTTTAAAAGGATCGATGGTAATGCTATCTTCATATTTTGGGAACGATAAAATGCCAATATCAATTTCACCACTAGCCAACTGTGCTTGTAAATTTTTTGATCCCCCTTGTGTTAACGTTAAGTCAACGTTAGGGTGATCTAACATAAATTTTGAAAAAACAGGCATAAATTGCATGGCGAATAAAGTGGGTAGACCTACAGTGATTTTTTCATGGTCGATATGCTGAAATTGTTGCATATCCAGTGTCAATTGCTGAAATTCTTCTACAAGTGTTTTACTACGCTGATACAAAAATTGGCCCGCTTGGGTAAGCACAATTTTATTATTTTGAAAATGGAACAGTTTAGTGTTGCATTCCGATTCCAATTTTTTCATGGCTGCAGATAATGTTGGTTGTGTCAAAAATAAATTACGCGATGCTTTTGAAAAACCACCAGATTCAAAAATTTCAATAAAGTAGTGTAATTGTTTAATATCCATGAGGTCTCCTTTAAAAAATAGGCATTTTTATTCACATTGTATGTGAAAATAATAACATAAAACAGGAGGAATAGATAATGAAAATTATTATTGCAGGTGCAGGAGCGATGGGAATGCGCTTTGGTTTAATGTTGCACGAAGCGAATAACGAAGTGGTTTTAGTAGATGGATGGAAAGAACATGTTGATACGATTAACGCACATGGATTAAAAGCGAATTTTAATGGAGAAGAAAAAACGGTGCCATTAAAAGCGTATTTAAAAGATGAGGTGGATGCATCATTACGTGCCGATTTAATTATTTTATTTACAAAAGCAATGCAGTTAGACGGCATGTTAAAGAGCATTCAAAGTGTTATCACACCAGAAACAAACGTTTTATGTTTGTTAAACGGTATTGGACATGAAGAAATCATTGAAAAATATGTGAAACGTGAACGCATTCTAATTGGAAACACAATGTGGACAGCCGGCATGGAAGGACCAGGTCGTGCTAAATTGTTTGGTAACGGATCTATTGCATTACAAGAATTGCACGGTGGAGATGCCACTGTTGCCAAAGATATTTGTAAAGTGTTATCAGATGCCCAATTAAATGCAGAGTATTCTGAAAATATTCGCTTTGCTATTTATAAAAAAGCATGTGTGAACGGAACAATGAATAGCTTATGTACATTATTAGAATGTAATATGGCGCAATTAGGTGAAACCGCAACAGCACACGACATGTTAATGGGTATTGTCAGTGAATTTTCAAAAGTGGCTAAACATGAAAATGTTGATTTACCAGTTGAAGAAACTGTAAATTATATCGAAACAGCTTGTTACAATCGTGAAACAATTGGACTACACTACCCATCAATGCATCAAGATTTAGTGAAAAATCACCGTTTAACAGAAATTGACTGTATCAATGGAGCGATTGTAAGTAAAGGACAAAAATACGGCGTGCCTACACCATATTGCCAATTGATTACACAACTCATTCACGCTAAAGAAGTTGTATTAGAGGCTAAATAAAGGAGAAAACCGTCATGAATACAGAAAAAATATCAGGTAAAGATTTTTTTAACCGATTACTTGCAGGAACAGCGTTAGGGGTAATTATTGGTTTAATTCCAAATGCCGTTTTATCTGCGATTTTAAAATATTTTAGTAGTAACACGATTGCAGCACAAGTGATTCAAATTGCTGTCATCTTCCAATTGGCTACACCACTTATTATTGGTGCTTTAATTGGTTTGCAATTTAAATTTAAACCGCTACAAACAATGGTTGTAGCAGGTGTCAGCTTTGTATCATCAGGTGTCGTGAAATTCGATGCATCATTAGGTAAATATGTCGGCGCCGGTACAGGTGATTTAATCAATACCATGTTAGCTGCCGGTATTGCTGTTGTGGTATTGTTGTGGGTACAAGATAAATTTGGCTCTGTATCCATTGTTGCCTTACCAATTGTCGTTGGTTGTGGGGTATCATTTATTGGGTTAATGTTATTGCCGTTTGTTGCTAAATTTACAGCCACTATCGGAAACATTATTAACACATTTACAACGTTCCAACCAATTATCATGTCTATTTTAATTGGATGTTCTTTCGCCTTTATCATCATTTCACCAATATCAACCGTAGCAATCGGTTTAGCCATTCAATTAAATGGTGTATCTGCCGGTGCAGCCGCAATGGGTATCGCTGCAACAACAGCCGTTTTAGTCATCCATTCATTACGTGTTAATAAAGGTGGGGTAACATTAGCTATTGCTTTAGGGGCGATGAAAATGATGATGCCAAACTTGTTTAAATATCCAATCATTTTAGTGCCTTGTTTAACAACAGCCATTGTATCTGCTATTCCAGTTGCGCTATTTTCAATTAGTGGTGTACCATCTTCAGCTGGGTTTGGTTTAGTTGGTTTAGTTGGGCCATTAGCGTCATTAGATGCCGGATTAAACATTGCCTTAGTAGCAATTTGTTGGTTTGTTGTGCCATTTGTTAGTGCCATTGCCACTCAAATTGTATTTGAAAAAATATTGAAATTATACGATTCATCTGTTGTCTTTAAATTCCAAGGATAATCAATACGCTATGGGTTAACGTCTTAAATAAGCGAAAGCTTGTTTAAGACGTTTTTTGTGTTTGAAAATTGGGCAAACAATACATTTGACAATTTACGTCTACAACTGTAAACTTTATAAAAAAGGAGAGTTTGAAATGAGACAAATCGTACAAATTACAGGAATGAGTTGCGCGCATTGTGCTGCACGTGTCCAAAAAGCGTTAGAAACACTTACAAAATCACCAGTTGAAATGGATTTACAACAACAAACAGCAACCATTCATACCAATGAACTGTTTGATTTAACACAAATTAAAAATTGTTTAAATGATATAGGGTATGATGTGAAATCATAACGCTTGTGATGAATTAGGAAAGGAAACTATGGAGTATACGTTAAAAATAAGTGGAATGAGTTGCGCAAATTGTGCGCATTCTATTGAAAAGGCCGTAGAAAAAGTTGACGGAGTGAAACAAGTGCATGTCAATTTAGCGACACAAACAATGTATGTAGACGTTAGTGAAGATAGCGTTTTAGAGGACGTTTACGCAAGTGTTACAAACGCCGGGTATACAGCCGATTTACCGACCCAAGAAACATTGTTAAAAATCAGTGGGATGAGTTGTGCCAACTGTGCCCGTTCTATTGAAAAAGCGGTAGCGCAACAAAAAGGCGTTTTGGAAGTTGTCGTTAATTTTGCAACGGAAACGTTATTTGTAAAGCACGACGATACCGTAACCGTGTCGG
This window encodes:
- a CDS encoding LysR family transcriptional regulator; amino-acid sequence: MDIKQLHYFIEIFESGGFSKASRNLFLTQPTLSAAMKKLESECNTKLFHFQNNKIVLTQAGQFLYQRSKTLVEEFQQLTLDMQQFQHIDHEKITVGLPTLFAMQFMPVFSKFMLDHPNVDLTLTQGGSKNLQAQLASGEIDIGILSFPKYEDSITIDPFKSERGYTPCIVAPANHPIAKNNSLSFNDLKNEQFSSFSQRFILGRYLKKRAKECQFTPKIIYTDDNWEVLLSSVNQLNSVCLMAKEYQDYYNNNDLKWIPIENDSIHIPIGVAYRQNYPYSQNISLLIQTLRAL
- a CDS encoding 2-dehydropantoate 2-reductase; the protein is MKIIIAGAGAMGMRFGLMLHEANNEVVLVDGWKEHVDTINAHGLKANFNGEEKTVPLKAYLKDEVDASLRADLIILFTKAMQLDGMLKSIQSVITPETNVLCLLNGIGHEEIIEKYVKRERILIGNTMWTAGMEGPGRAKLFGNGSIALQELHGGDATVAKDICKVLSDAQLNAEYSENIRFAIYKKACVNGTMNSLCTLLECNMAQLGETATAHDMLMGIVSEFSKVAKHENVDLPVEETVNYIETACYNRETIGLHYPSMHQDLVKNHRLTEIDCINGAIVSKGQKYGVPTPYCQLITQLIHAKEVVLEAK
- a CDS encoding heavy-metal-associated domain-containing protein gives rise to the protein MRQIVQITGMSCAHCAARVQKALETLTKSPVEMDLQQQTATIHTNELFDLTQIKNCLNDIGYDVKS
- a CDS encoding TIGR01906 family membrane protein, whose amino-acid sequence is MKKRDILASIILILTIMTGAIFMTMVFKPLFTWQLQAIDTQYLLGLTHDQVVHNYDELLNYLLNPFVSVLKMSDIPTSPSGAFHFYEVKNLFLLNNVVFLGGVVASIGALRYIAKQQRWQVFAQIGKIITFLPVAVVILIATSFNYWFVVFHQVAFGNNDWLFDPSTDPIIHVLPESFFLSCAVLIFAIMELCFIVWWQYARYEEKQLYR
- a CDS encoding PTS transporter subunit IIC is translated as MNTEKISGKDFFNRLLAGTALGVIIGLIPNAVLSAILKYFSSNTIAAQVIQIAVIFQLATPLIIGALIGLQFKFKPLQTMVVAGVSFVSSGVVKFDASLGKYVGAGTGDLINTMLAAGIAVVVLLWVQDKFGSVSIVALPIVVGCGVSFIGLMLLPFVAKFTATIGNIINTFTTFQPIIMSILIGCSFAFIIISPISTVAIGLAIQLNGVSAGAAAMGIAATTAVLVIHSLRVNKGGVTLAIALGAMKMMMPNLFKYPIILVPCLTTAIVSAIPVALFSISGVPSSAGFGLVGLVGPLASLDAGLNIALVAICWFVVPFVSAIATQIVFEKILKLYDSSVVFKFQG